One Vespa crabro chromosome 1, iyVesCrab1.2, whole genome shotgun sequence genomic region harbors:
- the LOC124423933 gene encoding uncharacterized protein LOC124423933 isoform X3: MTWSFEWSTLGVLIILLLNCGTSRSIASLNEPILLKVIVPASHVALSGDLTVFILESSQERFSTIPTEIQTEKEITEEENSTESFDSTTDNPLVLRVLFLDGLTSELIGEFPLDTLPQKGENVTLTIPCGFFSRGGTYTLQLQYKLSTVPSKITDIADLSTIQMSNALDVKWPTPSLFLERQRFTTYPNEPISATLRYSEISCEPSEKVPAAAYTLQLIYCGSSTIACDPQNKSRVQVLYHDEITGFPTQKHIILRCEYFGLAGDYALRLKASPVNPNAPTTSAYIKVDWSEEFVFSVHARSIYPCEGSGGVPVIFEYPSCRLQGDRVRVYGRLRADVRSLAPPSTLHYIAELKAMPGKHTLTFECDIFTEKFIEYCFVYVSQAITGAMAEVKLSCIPTFPLQENDAGGWGPWSPWTPCSSSCIGGIRNRYRFCDTPPPRYGAKFCQGKAVETESCGGSQWLDLRDTWNMADWECHHGAELAAIRPEVTAQIGVKCRCGCLITLGEENSRKILAANTQACPGRSFWLVEARPNFVVRLHVDQAQFPCPGQYFRVRDGDSLSADLLTDIAFDKSLPPTKTVISTGEHLLLEFSSDEITAAGESCVGGFLAHAVILYKPREGNQTLMSVPFKRNSTSVVGEWIFWMTPAHLAAASLLMLIFFVSISLALQFAFKYRKYHIAEDLDNLSEYSVYSDSGPSTMRREKALSSATLISEVVSLVGLSRRGTPNHTKLENTSCGAEEDYDSSETQAEYEDETTAESGTLKLNDSQASGSQNTIVSSKDITESVSFMSNIVFVGQPEVKYARPVKLRTLGLQSPTSDQDSTIDENKIQIASDDSTNNPKLCQYNPSNALQGKEFSPVRIYSNVPTLRTGKETKDRRNRERLLHGPGSEFSLINPEMDLELDYYDYNVANAGAAPGSYLDGHLMEGQLGREGLVLDTEGATLTPSEYRRIKMLRAEESKSNLSNCPNIDQLDEEFLKRCDSKGNFLSDEDSYDGKEMLIERLLPIHRILEDSRIRVSEESLSGQALRDRTILQNIIPNRLYESSTAISKSELDTSPEKTADQSMAEHKQANLPNSSRDNNRSGMTNVNSVDNSVAQVEEKDRNIKSPLSVKRNRHDTSYSKLLSYIGHKPKVSIIQDEKKNEELTVGDEKKSEQNLEKTKDNEKSKSFLSNLDLTNVVQYKYKDFTHFTQPSENKKNLDIVNIPMMEFSRGCLKSPVKVHRQVDKKRIVLPQEDILSPDYGVETDMKDESHESFYDLIRESENEIKYADEDDEYIDNKAST; the protein is encoded by the exons ATGACTTGGTCATTTGAATGGTCAACGCTAGGAGTATTGATTATTCTTCTCCTTAACTGTG GTACATCAAGATCGATCGCGAGTCTCAACGAGCCAATTTTACTCAAAGTTATTGTTCCTGCATCACACGTTGCATTGTCAGGCGATCTCACagtttttatattggaatcgtcACAGGAAAGATTTTCCACGATTCCCACCGAAATTcaaacggaaaaagaaattaccgaagaagaaaatagtacTGAAAGTTTTGATTCAACGACGGATAATCCTCTCGTTTTAAG GGTATTATTTCTGGATGGTCTCACGTCTGAATTAATCGGCGAGTTTCCATTGGATACTTTGCCACAAAAGGGTGAAAATGTTACTCTAACGATACCATGTGGATTTTTTTCAAGAGGAGGTACTTATACTTTGCAACTTCAATATAAACTTTCCACAGTACCATCGAAGATTACGGATATCGCCGATTTGTCCACCATTCAG atGAGCAATGCCTTAGACGTAAAGTGGCCAACGCCGTCTCTTTTTTTGGAACGTCAAAGATTCACAACTTATCCAAACGAACCGATCTCAGCAACATTAAGATACAGCGAGATCTCTTGCGAACCTTCCGAAAAGGTTCCAGCTGCGGCATATactttacaattaatttattgcgGTTCCAGTACAATTGCCTGTGATCCACAAAACAAAAGTCGTGTGCAA GTCCTTTATCATGATGAAATAACAGGATTTCCAACACAAAAGCATATTATTCTACGTTGCGAGTATTTCGGACTTGCCGGTGATTATGCTCTTAGATTGAAAGCATCTCCAGTTAATCCTAATGCACCAACAACGAGTGCATACATCAAA gTTGATTGGTCGGAAGAGTTTGTCTTCAGTGTCCATGCACGATCGATTTATCCTTGCGAAGGATCAGGAGGAGTGCCAGTTATATTCGAATATCCATCTTGCCGCTTACAAGGGGATCGTGTGCGAGTTTATGGTCGCCTTAGGGCCGACGTTCGATCGCTTGCACCACCTTCCACTCTTCATTACATAGCGGAGCTTAAAGCTATGCCGGGAAAACACACATTGACCTTCGAATGCGACATTTTTACGGAAAAATTCATCGAGTATTGTTTCGTTTATGTCAGCCAGGCTATCACAGGGGCGATGGCCGAAGTGAAACTCTCTTGTATCCCTACATTTCCCCTTCAAG AAAATGATGCTGGTGGTTGGGGACCGTGGAGTCCGTGGACACCGTGCAGCAGTTCCTGCATAGGTGGAATTCGCAATCGTTATAGATTTTGCGACACTCCTCCGCCAAGATACGGTGCTAAATTTTGTCAG ggAAAAGCCGTCGAGACGGAATCTTGTGGTGGTTCTCAATGGCTCGATTTACGAGATACATGGAATATGGCTGATTGGGAATGTCACCATGGTGCTGAATTAGCAGCAATACGACCGGAAGTTACCGCACAGATCGGAGTAAAGTGTCGTTGTGGATGTTTAATCACTCTTGGAGAGGAAAATTCGAGAAAAATTTTAGCAGCTAATACACAGGCCTGTCCTGGCCGATCGTTTTGGTTGGTAGAG GCAAGACCAAACTTTGTAGTCAGACTGCACGTAGATCAAGCACAGTTTCCATGTCCAGGACAATATTTCCGTGTCCGTGACGGTGATTCATTGAGCGCAGATCTTCTAACAGATATAGCCTTTGATAAGTCTCTTCCTCCAACGAAAACAGTTATTTCTACTGGTGAACATTTACTACTGGAGTTCTCAAGTGACGAAATAACAGCAGCTGGTGAATCTTGCGTCGGTGGTTTCTTAGCTCATGCTGTTATtcttt ATAAGCCACGAGAAGGGAATCAAACGTTAATGTCGGTGCCTTTTAAACGTAATTCCACGTCCGTTGTTGGTGAATGGATATTTTGGATGACACCTGCCCACTTAGCTGCAGcgtctttattaatgttaatatttttcgtatCTATTTCTCTAGCATTGCAATTTGCCTTTAAGTATAGGAAATATCATATCGCCGAAGATTTGGATAATTTGAGCGAATACTCCG taTATAGCGACTCTGGACCAAGCACAATGAGACGCGAGAAGGCTTTATCTTCCGCAACTTTGATCTCCGAAGTCGTTTCTTTAGTTGGATTGTCCAGAAGAGGTACACCTAATCATACGAAGCTCGAGAATACATCCTGCGGAGCGGAAGAAGATTATGATAGCTCTGAAACTCAAGCGGA gtACGAGGACGAGACTACTGCAGAATCAGGTACATTGAAGTTAAATGACTCGCAAGCTAGTGGCTCACAAAATACTATAGTTTCTAGCAAGGACATTACCGAGAGCGTATCTTTCATGTCgaatatcgtttttgttggTCAGCCTGAAGTGAAATATGCTCGACCTGTGAA ATTACGAACGTTAGGATTACAAAGTCCTACATCCGATCAAGATTCAACGATAGATgagaataaaattcaaattgcATCGGATGATAGTACGAATAATCCAAAGCTTTGTCAATATAATCCAAGTAATGCTTTGCAAGGAAAG GAATTTTCACCGGTACGAATCTATTCGAATGTACCCACTTTGCGTACCGGCAAGGAAACGAAAGATCGTCGAAATCGGGAACGTCTGCTTCATGGGCCAGGATCGGAATTCAGTCTAATTAATCCCGAAATGGACCTGGAGTTGGATTACTATGACTACAATGTTGCGAACGCAGGAGCCGCTCCAGGTTCCTATCTGG ACGGTCATCTGATGGAAGGACAACTAGGAAGGGAAGGACTGGTGCTAGATACGGAAGGTGCGACTTTAACTCCCAGCGAGtatagaagaataaaaatgttgaGAGCTGAGGAATCCAAATCCAATCTAAGCAATTGTCCTAATATCGACCAACTTGACGAGGAGTTTTTAAAAAGATGCGATTCTAAGggaaattttctttcggaCGAGGACTCATATGATGGTAAGGAAATGCTGATCGAACGACTACTTCCTATTCATCGAATACTCGAGGATTCTAGAATCAGAGTGAGCGAGGAATCGTTATCCGGGCAAGCACTTAGAGATAGAACGATACTTCAGAATATTATTCCAAATCGGCTCTACGAGAGTTCAACGGCAATTTCGAAAAGTGAGTTGGATACTTCCCCGGAAAAAACTGCCGACCAATCGATGGCTGAACACAAACAAGCGAATCTTCCAAATTCATCAAGAGACAATAATAGGAGTGGCATGACAAACGTCAATAGTGTCGATAATAGCGTCGCTCAGGTAGAGGAAAAAGATAGGAATATAAAGTCACCTTTGAGCGTTAAACGAAATCGTCACGATACGAGTTACTCCAAATTGTTGTCATACATTGGACACAAACCCAAGGTTAGTATTATTCAggacgagaaaaagaacgaagaattgACCGTCGGGGATGAGAAGAAAAGCGAGCAGAATCTAGAGAAAACAAAGGACAACGAGAAGTCGAAATCGTTCCTTTCAAATTTGGATTTAACAAATGTTGTACAGTACAAGTACAAAGATTTCACGCATTTCACTCAAccaagtgaaaataaaaagaatctagatattgtaaatattcctATGATGGAATTTTCGCGAGGGTGTTTAAAATCTCCGGTTAAAGTTCATAGACAggtagataagaaaagaatagttTTGCCTCAGGAAGACATTCTAAGTCCTGATTATGGAGTAGAGACGGATATGAAGGATGAATCGCACGAGTCTTTCTATGATTTAATTCGAGAGTCTGAAAACGAAATCAAATATGCGGACGAAGACGATGagtatatcgataataaagccAGTACATAA
- the LOC124423933 gene encoding uncharacterized protein LOC124423933 isoform X1 has protein sequence MTWSFEWSTLGVLIILLLNCGTSRSIASLNEPILLKVIVPASHVALSGDLTVFILESSQERFSTIPTEIQTEKEITEEENSTESFDSTTDNPLVLRVLFLDGLTSELIGEFPLDTLPQKGENVTLTIPCGFFSRGGTYTLQLQYKLSTVPSKITDIADLSTIQMSNALDVKWPTPSLFLERQRFTTYPNEPISATLRYSEISCEPSEKVPAAAYTLQLIYCGSSTIACDPQNKSRVQVLYHDEITGFPTQKHIILRCEYFGLAGDYALRLKASPVNPNAPTTSAYIKVDWSEEFVFSVHARSIYPCEGSGGVPVIFEYPSCRLQGDRVRVYGRLRADVRSLAPPSTLHYIAELKAMPGKHTLTFECDIFTEKFIEYCFVYVSQAITGAMAEVKLSCIPTFPLQENDAGGWGPWSPWTPCSSSCIGGIRNRYRFCDTPPPRYGAKFCQGKAVETESCGGSQWLDLRDTWNMADWECHHGAELAAIRPEVTAQIGVKCRCGCLITLGEENSRKILAANTQACPGRSFWLVEARPNFVVRLHVDQAQFPCPGQYFRVRDGDSLSADLLTDIAFDKSLPPTKTVISTGEHLLLEFSSDEITAAGESCVGGFLAHAVILYKPREGNQTLMSVPFKRNSTSVVGEWIFWMTPAHLAAASLLMLIFFVSISLALQFAFKYRKYHIAEDLDNLSEYSVYSDSGPSTMRREKALSSATLISEVVSLVGLSRRGTPNHTKLENTSCGAEEDYDSSETQAEYEDETTAESGTLKLNDSQASGSQNTIVSSKDITESVSFMSNIVFVGQPEVKYARPVKLRTLGLQSPTSDQDSTIDENKIQIASDDSTNNPKLCQYNPSNALQGKEFSPVRIYSNVPTLRTGKETKDRRNRERLLHGPGSEFSLINPEMDLELDYYDYNVANAGAAPGSYLGMDPAFLVWIPPLLSTDSDIIPMENVDGHLMEGQLGREGLVLDTEGATLTPSEYRRIKMLRAEESKSNLSNCPNIDQLDEEFLKRCDSKGNFLSDEDSYDGKEMLIERLLPIHRILEDSRIRVSEESLSGQALRDRTILQNIIPNRLYESSTAISKSELDTSPEKTADQSMAEHKQANLPNSSRDNNRSGMTNVNSVDNSVAQVEEKDRNIKSPLSVKRNRHDTSYSKLLSYIGHKPKVSIIQDEKKNEELTVGDEKKSEQNLEKTKDNEKSKSFLSNLDLTNVVQYKYKDFTHFTQPSENKKNLDIVNIPMMEFSRGCLKSPVKVHRQVDKKRIVLPQEDILSPDYGVETDMKDESHESFYDLIRESENEIKYADEDDEYIDNKAST, from the exons ATGACTTGGTCATTTGAATGGTCAACGCTAGGAGTATTGATTATTCTTCTCCTTAACTGTG GTACATCAAGATCGATCGCGAGTCTCAACGAGCCAATTTTACTCAAAGTTATTGTTCCTGCATCACACGTTGCATTGTCAGGCGATCTCACagtttttatattggaatcgtcACAGGAAAGATTTTCCACGATTCCCACCGAAATTcaaacggaaaaagaaattaccgaagaagaaaatagtacTGAAAGTTTTGATTCAACGACGGATAATCCTCTCGTTTTAAG GGTATTATTTCTGGATGGTCTCACGTCTGAATTAATCGGCGAGTTTCCATTGGATACTTTGCCACAAAAGGGTGAAAATGTTACTCTAACGATACCATGTGGATTTTTTTCAAGAGGAGGTACTTATACTTTGCAACTTCAATATAAACTTTCCACAGTACCATCGAAGATTACGGATATCGCCGATTTGTCCACCATTCAG atGAGCAATGCCTTAGACGTAAAGTGGCCAACGCCGTCTCTTTTTTTGGAACGTCAAAGATTCACAACTTATCCAAACGAACCGATCTCAGCAACATTAAGATACAGCGAGATCTCTTGCGAACCTTCCGAAAAGGTTCCAGCTGCGGCATATactttacaattaatttattgcgGTTCCAGTACAATTGCCTGTGATCCACAAAACAAAAGTCGTGTGCAA GTCCTTTATCATGATGAAATAACAGGATTTCCAACACAAAAGCATATTATTCTACGTTGCGAGTATTTCGGACTTGCCGGTGATTATGCTCTTAGATTGAAAGCATCTCCAGTTAATCCTAATGCACCAACAACGAGTGCATACATCAAA gTTGATTGGTCGGAAGAGTTTGTCTTCAGTGTCCATGCACGATCGATTTATCCTTGCGAAGGATCAGGAGGAGTGCCAGTTATATTCGAATATCCATCTTGCCGCTTACAAGGGGATCGTGTGCGAGTTTATGGTCGCCTTAGGGCCGACGTTCGATCGCTTGCACCACCTTCCACTCTTCATTACATAGCGGAGCTTAAAGCTATGCCGGGAAAACACACATTGACCTTCGAATGCGACATTTTTACGGAAAAATTCATCGAGTATTGTTTCGTTTATGTCAGCCAGGCTATCACAGGGGCGATGGCCGAAGTGAAACTCTCTTGTATCCCTACATTTCCCCTTCAAG AAAATGATGCTGGTGGTTGGGGACCGTGGAGTCCGTGGACACCGTGCAGCAGTTCCTGCATAGGTGGAATTCGCAATCGTTATAGATTTTGCGACACTCCTCCGCCAAGATACGGTGCTAAATTTTGTCAG ggAAAAGCCGTCGAGACGGAATCTTGTGGTGGTTCTCAATGGCTCGATTTACGAGATACATGGAATATGGCTGATTGGGAATGTCACCATGGTGCTGAATTAGCAGCAATACGACCGGAAGTTACCGCACAGATCGGAGTAAAGTGTCGTTGTGGATGTTTAATCACTCTTGGAGAGGAAAATTCGAGAAAAATTTTAGCAGCTAATACACAGGCCTGTCCTGGCCGATCGTTTTGGTTGGTAGAG GCAAGACCAAACTTTGTAGTCAGACTGCACGTAGATCAAGCACAGTTTCCATGTCCAGGACAATATTTCCGTGTCCGTGACGGTGATTCATTGAGCGCAGATCTTCTAACAGATATAGCCTTTGATAAGTCTCTTCCTCCAACGAAAACAGTTATTTCTACTGGTGAACATTTACTACTGGAGTTCTCAAGTGACGAAATAACAGCAGCTGGTGAATCTTGCGTCGGTGGTTTCTTAGCTCATGCTGTTATtcttt ATAAGCCACGAGAAGGGAATCAAACGTTAATGTCGGTGCCTTTTAAACGTAATTCCACGTCCGTTGTTGGTGAATGGATATTTTGGATGACACCTGCCCACTTAGCTGCAGcgtctttattaatgttaatatttttcgtatCTATTTCTCTAGCATTGCAATTTGCCTTTAAGTATAGGAAATATCATATCGCCGAAGATTTGGATAATTTGAGCGAATACTCCG taTATAGCGACTCTGGACCAAGCACAATGAGACGCGAGAAGGCTTTATCTTCCGCAACTTTGATCTCCGAAGTCGTTTCTTTAGTTGGATTGTCCAGAAGAGGTACACCTAATCATACGAAGCTCGAGAATACATCCTGCGGAGCGGAAGAAGATTATGATAGCTCTGAAACTCAAGCGGA gtACGAGGACGAGACTACTGCAGAATCAGGTACATTGAAGTTAAATGACTCGCAAGCTAGTGGCTCACAAAATACTATAGTTTCTAGCAAGGACATTACCGAGAGCGTATCTTTCATGTCgaatatcgtttttgttggTCAGCCTGAAGTGAAATATGCTCGACCTGTGAA ATTACGAACGTTAGGATTACAAAGTCCTACATCCGATCAAGATTCAACGATAGATgagaataaaattcaaattgcATCGGATGATAGTACGAATAATCCAAAGCTTTGTCAATATAATCCAAGTAATGCTTTGCAAGGAAAG GAATTTTCACCGGTACGAATCTATTCGAATGTACCCACTTTGCGTACCGGCAAGGAAACGAAAGATCGTCGAAATCGGGAACGTCTGCTTCATGGGCCAGGATCGGAATTCAGTCTAATTAATCCCGAAATGGACCTGGAGTTGGATTACTATGACTACAATGTTGCGAACGCAGGAGCCGCTCCAGGTTCCTATCTGGGTATGGACCCAGCTTTCTTAGTCTGGATACCACCGTTGTTGTCTACGGATTCTGATATCATTCCCATGGAAAATGTAGACGGTCATCTGATGGAAGGACAACTAGGAAGGGAAGGACTGGTGCTAGATACGGAAGGTGCGACTTTAACTCCCAGCGAGtatagaagaataaaaatgttgaGAGCTGAGGAATCCAAATCCAATCTAAGCAATTGTCCTAATATCGACCAACTTGACGAGGAGTTTTTAAAAAGATGCGATTCTAAGggaaattttctttcggaCGAGGACTCATATGATGGTAAGGAAATGCTGATCGAACGACTACTTCCTATTCATCGAATACTCGAGGATTCTAGAATCAGAGTGAGCGAGGAATCGTTATCCGGGCAAGCACTTAGAGATAGAACGATACTTCAGAATATTATTCCAAATCGGCTCTACGAGAGTTCAACGGCAATTTCGAAAAGTGAGTTGGATACTTCCCCGGAAAAAACTGCCGACCAATCGATGGCTGAACACAAACAAGCGAATCTTCCAAATTCATCAAGAGACAATAATAGGAGTGGCATGACAAACGTCAATAGTGTCGATAATAGCGTCGCTCAGGTAGAGGAAAAAGATAGGAATATAAAGTCACCTTTGAGCGTTAAACGAAATCGTCACGATACGAGTTACTCCAAATTGTTGTCATACATTGGACACAAACCCAAGGTTAGTATTATTCAggacgagaaaaagaacgaagaattgACCGTCGGGGATGAGAAGAAAAGCGAGCAGAATCTAGAGAAAACAAAGGACAACGAGAAGTCGAAATCGTTCCTTTCAAATTTGGATTTAACAAATGTTGTACAGTACAAGTACAAAGATTTCACGCATTTCACTCAAccaagtgaaaataaaaagaatctagatattgtaaatattcctATGATGGAATTTTCGCGAGGGTGTTTAAAATCTCCGGTTAAAGTTCATAGACAggtagataagaaaagaatagttTTGCCTCAGGAAGACATTCTAAGTCCTGATTATGGAGTAGAGACGGATATGAAGGATGAATCGCACGAGTCTTTCTATGATTTAATTCGAGAGTCTGAAAACGAAATCAAATATGCGGACGAAGACGATGagtatatcgataataaagccAGTACATAA